The Raphanus sativus cultivar WK10039 unplaced genomic scaffold, ASM80110v3 Scaffold2872, whole genome shotgun sequence genomic sequence ctaatagccatcttaacacctttaacaacaaatctctttggtagagtatgataaaagcttaggagagttggttcagacatttcatcaaacaccttgtgggtgggaaatgtctagaatTCAACTTTAGAGAGGCCAGCCCTAAAGcaaacactctactagcaaggaataagaaggatctacacctaaacaccttagatcaagcctaatcacccttaatctccctaacccatgactccaaaagtggatctactcactaatcaccatgattactcttgaacccatgaggtttccaagcttaatcatgtttaagaaagatgaaaaagaaattataaacactcaagaacacaagaagaggatgatttgattcaaggtaagaactttcaccaaaaggttttgtgtttcttagagagaaaataagatagatcctccaaaatggagattacaaagtatttatacttaggtttagggtaaagaGAGATACATAGGATAAAAGACAAGAGTGTCCCTTGGATAAGGCTAATTAGAACTtcaaaatagtgtttaaaatgacccaaggtcgaATTGGGTCGAACCGGACCGGTTTGAGAAAACCAGCCTCGACCAATCTCTCACTCAAGGTGCCTCACGCCCGGCTTGTGCTTCCCGGTCCTGCAATCTGGTCCTTGGCTTCACGCCCAGCTTGTGCTTCCCGGTCTCGTCTCTCCGGTCTTCCTCTTCACGCCCGGGATGGGCTTCCCGGTCTCGTCTCTCCGGTCTTCCTCTTCACACCCGGGATGGGCTTCCCGGTCTCGTCTATCCGGTCTTGCTTCTTCACGCCCGGGATGGTGATTCCGGTCTCGACCATTCCGGTCCAGTCGAGTCTAAGAGAGTACTTGCTTGGCTGAGCATCATTCTTCACCTCCTTTGGATCTTTGAACTCtcaaacacttcacatcatctcatagtatgctccaacacctgaaTAGGGACATATGCTTCACTTCACTTCACATCTCATaatatggatcctaaagacactaagatctaagctatatgatcaaaatgtacaagatatgaaggctaaaaacatgtaattatgcaagatatcaactcccccacactagtcttttacttgtcctcaagtaaactttcaagaactaaGGAGGAGAGGCTTGAGAACAGGGATTTCATAACCAAAAGATGCTCTTCTTAGCTCTCatcctaacaaccttgcatagtCATAACAACTAGCTAGAGCAAAACTTCCATtcttctctaacttctctaggcctattcaactcttttgatctctacactcatcatcATGATTCCACAAACCCAAATCAAACAACTCTCTAACAATCATTAAGCAGACTCAATAGAAAATCTTGCATATGGTCAaaaggtccaagtcatttggtttcgaaaggaaatatttttgttcaatGATGAAATAGGATAGGAAGTTCAAAACaatcttttaaggtggtttactcttAAAACAAAGTGGCTTTGGtaatgcacataatatatctaagaaagggatcaactcatgcatacaatgctcaatctccattgttctacccttccCCATACATATACAAGCTCAAACTTCAACTTCAAGTGCCAAAACCCAACTCTCATCACTCACCAAGATATCCCAAAGAACTCAAAACACTTCTTTAAATagaactcttttcttttatggaGTCAATCAAGggattttctcttttttttagatttaacttAGCTCTTTCtaaactttgctagccccctttttttcatttttcattttttttcttttttttttatttgatttctttttttttatttgggggccaagacatTAATTATTTGAGCTAAGGATCACAAATTACTATCCCTTGAGACAAGATAATCACTCTAGAGTTCTAAAAGTCTAATCTTCTCTTTCTTAACCAAACCCTACTCCCAAAGATAAAATCAACAACACTCACCACCCAATCCTAAGTGCTAGACAAAGATGTGTCTAATCTAGctagaatggagactaagcattgtcgaccccgatactctcaacattatgcacatgcaaagctttccaaaaagacttcactcaacaatcaatgaAGGCTTGAAAGAAAGCTTTGGGTTCAGGGTGTGGAGTGCCACTTGAATTTGTCAAAAAGATTAGCAAAAAGCATGAAACAATTCAAGTGTGTATAAGCCATGACTCAGCACACAAATGaccataagcaagagacattGAGTTTAAATAAGACAGGAGCaatcttcaaagagagagtttcaaacaatccaatgagtttcaagaagagAATTCAAGGCACAAAGTCTACAAGCTATCAAGAGAATGCTCAATCTagttgtcatgattacaaaggttgcCAAAATGAGAACTTAGCTTGAGCATCTTTACAAGGTAAAATCATCCCcttatgcatgaatgcaacctatatgaatgcgtctagactcaatcctaaaatgcaaatgatgcaactagatgcttctttttgtgtttttcaattttttcaaatttttatgggttttctaTGCAATAACTATATACAATGCATGCTAAATGACAAGAAAACACAAGAATATCAGCAACTcgcacctcccccacacttaattcacacagtctcttgtgtgaaaagtggagagagatgaccaaaataaaatctaaatgcAGATGAAAATGGTATATACAATGGAGGTGTTGGAGTACCTCTATGGAGCGTGAGAAGAGGCTGATGCCTCGCCGTCGGAGTTGTCATCTTCATCAGTGGTGTCAAGAGAACGAGATTTGTTTCCTGATTCTGAAGGGAAGATGTGTGGGTTTCTCAAGCGGCGGAGAGACTGCTCCCTTGATTCTGGTGCGGATGGGTCATAGAGTGGCTGAGGTGGGGGCATGATGAGAGCATCAATGTCAAAGTCCTCTGCCTTACATCCAGCTACAGCCCCTCTAGTCAAAACATCAGTCACCTTTCTCATGAAAATAGCTGAGGCCTTAGCTTGTCTCTTCACAGTTCTTCTCAGTTCCTTACATTTCTTGGTGAGCTTGTAAATGGTTCTATCCTGAGCTCTGCTCCACCTCTGGAGGGTACTGATCTGATCATGAGCGTCGCGAAGGGGGCCAAGAGGTAAAGCACCTGTGAACTGGTCGAACTTGTAGCGAGGAGGGCCAAAAAGGTGTTCAGTAGCCTTGCTTGTGTACCCTTGAAGATATACCTCGTCACTGCTTCCTGTTGTTGGCGTTTGAGTCACAGGGCCAAGTGCTCCATGGCATTTGAGCAAGTGCTCCTCATCAATATCGAACCTGATTGCACCCGGACTTGTCAAGGTGGTGAGTGGGTAGTTGGGAAGAGCAATCTCAGCTTTCTTGTTGAGCCTCTTGTATGAGTAGACACACCTTCCATCTAATGTCCCTGCTAGGAATTGGACCTTCTTGAGGTACTTTCCATTCAAGTAAGCTGGACCTGATTTATCAGTTCCCAAATCAATCCCCAAGTAACCAAGTAGTGGGGTTATCCAGCCACCGATCCCAATCTGAGGTTCTGAATCGCGGTTTGTCCAAGCCCAATCCTTATAGTACATGAGGCGCGTCACAAAGTATCCCACCATACCAAAATCACTGTAGAAGTCATCAGGGACAATGGGTAACTGAGGGTGGGAGGCATAGTGTTGGACAGTTTGATGAAGAAATCTCAATTCCTCTCCAGCGATATTACTCACCTCCTTCTTGTAGAACAAGGTGTGGATAAGGAACCTGTGGAGATAGCGAATGGTAGGGTGCTTGATGGCTGTGCTTCTGTCTTTCCTACCCTCTCTTCCCTTCCCTGATATCAATTTCCAAGTTAGGTCTTCGATTCCTTTGCCTTTTGGTGCATTGGTGAGCTGAGGAAGAGCTGGATTCCTCCCATCATGGAGGCCAAGAGCTTCTCCAATCTCTGTGAAGGACATGGTGTAAGACTGACCAGCGATCTTAAAGGTGATTCTTCCCCAACCTTGCTGTGCAATCTTCTTCGTGTGAAATGTTGCTTCAAGAGTAGACAAGAACTGACAAGAGACCTCGGGATAAGTTTGGTAAGCCATTGAATAGAAGCTGCCTATCTTCATGAACTCTAGCATCTCCTTAACATCATCATCAAGATACAACGCCTGTAAGAAGGACCTGTCCACAAATCTTGTTGGAGGCTAAGCAATACCTTTCCTCATTTGCTCCACCAACTCAGCTTCTGTGGGTTTCTTCTTCCTATCTCTGCCAGCATTGAAGTTTTTCCTCTTGGGAGGGCCATGATCCTCATCACTGTCTGGAGAGGGATCCTCAGTTTTTTCACTGTCACTCTCTTCAACCACTGGTCTTTTGCCCTCTTTCTTCTGCTTTGCTCTCAACTGCTGATCCTTACGGACTTGGTCTTGGTGCACCTCCTCACAAACTAACTGAGAAGTGGGCCGCTTGGTAGGTGGTTTTGGCTGTGGTATTGGAGCTTGAGTTGAAATGGTAAGATTAGCTTCTTGGTTGCTTTTCTCCAATACAAGAGCTCCTCCACCTTGACCCCTTGGCGCTTTTGCTCTCTTGGGAGGGGCTTGCTTGTGAGCAATGTCAGCCGCACTCTCATCAGCAGCAATTCTTTTGCCATCTCTCTCGGCTTGTGTTTTCTTCTTGAGCATGACTAAAGCTTGCTGCCTACGTTCCTCCTCAAACCAGGTTGTGAACCCAACACTTTCCCTGTTCTAGCAGTCTCTCTCTCAGCATTCTTCCTCTTCTCAGTCTCTATCTCTGCTTGAGTCTGTTTTGCCATTGGTACCTTGCTATGGATGatggaaaataaagaaaagattcaAGAAAATAGACTAATGGGAGAAAGACTTTGATTTAGGAAAAAGAATGGATTGATTTGGTGGAGATTTAAGTGAGATATGGTGCTTTTGGTTCTTGGAGGCAAGAGAGGTTTTAGATTTGTGAAAGAGGTGAGAaatgggagagagagagggtgtAATTAGGTTAAAGGGGGAGAAACAAGTCGGGTCTGGGTTTGGGTCGCCGGGTCTGAgcgagaaaaagagaagaagacttACCTGGAGCGGGACGCGGGCCGATGGATCAGCACGTGGGCTTGGAGCGGGACGCGGGTCGTTGAATGAAACGCGCTGTCCGTACTGCTGCGTGCCCGGGTGAGGAAACTCGGTCTCATCTCTTCGGTCCTCAGCTGCACGCCCGGGTTGCATCTCACGGTCCCATCATCCCGGTCCAAATGGACGAACATATCATGCTGTCACGCCCGGGTTGCATACTCCGGTCCCATCATTCCGGTCCTCtcgtttctctcttctctttccccccctttttttttttagctaacCTTTCTCTTCAACCCATACCACACTAGCTTCTTGTCTCCTCTATCCATGGTTCCCATTCTCCAAGGTTCACTTCACTTCAACTCGAAAAAGAAATCCTAATGCAATATTTACAAGGATagacatgggacttcctcccaagtgagcttgtttaaagtctctagcttgactttgcttCTTTTGAGACTAGGTTGAGGTGGGTTCAGAAAGTGGAATTGAGAATCCATCTTCCTTTGATGTAGTACCCAAATAGAGCTTCACTCTTTGTCCATTCACTGTGAACTCTCCTCCACTCTTATCCCAAAGAACCACTGCCCCATAAGGCTTAACTTCCTTGATCTTAAAAGGTCCAGACCACCTTGATTTGAGCTTCCCTGGAAACAACTTCAGTCTAGAGTTGTAGAGGAGTATCTGATCATCTGCTCTTAACTCTCTCTCTTCAAAATATTCTTGTCATGAAAGGCTTTGGTTCTCTCCTTGTAGATCCTTGAGTTCTCAAAAGCATCCAACCTAATTCATCAAGCTCATGAAGCTGAAAAagtctcttttcttttgcacTCTTGATGTCAAAGTTCAACAATTTCACAGCCCACAATGCCTTGTACTCAAGTTCTACTGGTAGATGACAAGCTTTCCCATACACAAGGTTGAAAGGAGTGGTTCCCAATGGTGTCTTGTATGCTGTCCTATAGgcccaaagtgcatcatcaagcTTGTCTGACCAATCCTTCCTCTTGGCtcccacaatcttctccaagatacccttgatctctctgttagaGATTTCAACCTGACCACTGGTTTGAGGGTGATAAGGGGTTGCAACCTTGTGCTTCACTCCATTCTTCTTGAGAAGATTCTCAAAAAGTTTGTTGATGAAATGTGAGCCTCCATCACTTATCACCACTCTaggaactccaaatcttggaaaaaTGATGGTCTTAAACATCTTCAATACCACTCTTGAGTCATTTGTAGGACTTGCAACTGCTTCAACCCACTTAGACACATAGTCTACAGCCACTAAGATGTACTTGTTGCCAtaagaagaggggaaaggtCCCATGAAGTCTATTCCCCAAACATCAAATACTTCCACTTCAAGAATTGGGTTTTGAGGCATTTCATTCCTCTTTGTGATGTTCCCTCTTCTTTGGCAAGAATCACACCTTGAGATGAACTCTTGTGTGTCCTTAAACATATGAGGCCACCAAAATCCAGCTTGTAGAACCTTAACCACTGTCTTGAAAGTTGCAAAATGCCCTCCATATGAAGAACCATGGCATTGTTGTAGGATTCCATCAACTTCTTCTTCAGCCACTGCCCTTCTATAGAGATGGTCTTTGCAAAGGATGAAAAGAAAAGGTTCATCCCAATAGTACCTCTTCAACTCCTTGTAGAACTTCTTCTTGGAATAACCTTCAAGTCTTAATGGTTCCTTTCCTGTGACAAGGTAGTTCACAAAATCTGCATACCAAGGCTCCTTCTCCTTAGACGCCTTAACCTCTTCAAGCTTCTTGTCCGTTTCACACACTGCAACCACTGCCCTGATGGCCATGACCTGTTCCTCATGAAGCCCTTCATCAATGGGGATTTCACCTTCAATCCTCATCCTAGATAAGTGATCAGCTACTCCATTCTCAATGCCCGGCTTGTCTCTAATCTCCAAGTCAAACTCTTGAAGCAAAAGGATCCACCTCAAAAGTCTTGGCTTAGCATCTTTCTTGGCCAAGAGGTGTCTCAAAGCTGCATGATCAGTGTAGACAATAACCTTTGACCCAACAAAGTAGCTTCTGAACTTCTCAACGGCAAATACAATGGCTAGCATCTCCTTCTCAGTTGTGGAATACTTCACCTGAGCATCATTCAAGGTTTGGCTagcatagtagatcacatgaGTCTTGCCATCCTTTTTCTGCCCCAAAACAGCTCCAACAGCAAAGTCACTTGCATCACACATAATTTCAAAGGGGAGACTCTAATCAGGTGGCTGAACAATAGGAGCATTGACCAAATTGTTCTTCAGCTCCTTGAAAGCTTCAAGAAAATCTGAATCAAAGCTGAAAGCGGCTTCTTTGCATAGCAGCTTGGTTATTGGCCTAGCAACCTTTGAGAAGTCCTTGACATATCTCCTGTAGAACCCAGCATGGCCAAGGAAACTGCTTATGTCTTTCACAGTCTTTGGTGGAGGTAGACTAACCATCACCTCAATCTTAGCCTTGTCCACTTCGATGCCTCTTTCTGAAATCTTGTCTCCAAGTACAATCCCCTCTTTGACCATGAAGTGACccttctcccagttcagcacaaggttggtgtcttcacatctctgtaggaCCCTGCACAAGTTGGACAAACAAGCAGAAAACGAAGATCCGTAGACAGAGAAGTCATCCATGAATACCTCCACAACATCCTCAATGAGATCAGAGAAGATAGACATCATGCACCTTTGAAAGGTGGCTGGAGCATTACATAACCCAAATGGCATCCTTCGATAGGCAAAGGTACCATATGGGCATGTGAATGTCGTCTTCTCTTGATTATCGGGATGTATGGGGATTTGGAAGAACCCTGAATACCCATCAAGAAAGCAATAGAAAGGATGGTTTGCAAGTCTCTCAAGCATCTGATCAATAAATGGCAATAGAAAATGATCCTTTCTAGATGCAGAGTTTAACTTTCTATAATCAATGCACATCCTATGTCCAGTTAcagttctagtggggatcaactCATTCTTATCATTTTTCACAACAGTGATACCACCTTTCTTTGGAACCACATGCACAGGAGATACCCATTTACTATCTGAGATTGGGTAAATAACACCTGCATCTAAGAGTTTGAGAATCTCCTTCTTTACAACTTCTTTCAAATTAGGGTTTAACCTTCTTTGATGCTCAATAGAAGTCATTGATTCATCCTCTAGATGTATCCTATGCATGCAGAAAGAAGGTGAAATCCCTTTGATATCATCTAGAGAATACCCTATTGCTTTCCTAAACTTCTTCAGTGCACTCAACAGTTCAGACAATTCAAGTTCAGTAAGCTCACTACTCACAATGACAGGGTAAGTCTCATTAGGGCCAAGGAAAGCGTACCTTACACCATGGGAAAGGGGTTTAAGCTCCACCTTAGGCGCTTTGTGTTCATCCCAATCCTCTTGGTGACTGTCCTTTTGTTGAGTGGATGCTGCCTCTTGATGAACCACTTGTTGAAGCGCCTCATACTGATCCTCACTCTCAAACCCTCTGTGTGAATCCAGCATCCTTCCATAAGCATCACTTTCCTTGTTCTCAACCACTTGGACTCCTCTATCAACTGTCAAGGCATGCTGTAGAGGATCCTCAAGTGCTAACTCTTCAAGCAGCTCATCAGCTAGAGCTTTCATTTCCTCTATGTAGAAGATCTGCCCTTGGATGGTTGGCCTCTTCATTATCTcattgatgtcaaagtggagaatGTGCTACTTACCCAAGTGAAGATCAATCTTGCCCTCCTTCACATTTATAATTGCTCCTGCTGTGGCCAAGAATGGTCTTCCAAGGATCAAAGGATCTCTAGCTTCCTCATCCATCTCTAGCACCACAAAGTCAGTAGGGATTTCACAATTTCCCACCATCACAGGGAGATCTTCCAAAATTCCAATGGGAAATTTCACTGAGCGATCAGCAAGCACCAAGGAGAGTTTGCACTTCTTGTAGTGGCTAAACCCAAGCTTCTTGGCTACAGATAAAGGCATGAGACTAACACTAGCTCCCAAGTCACATAGGCACCTTTCAAACATCAGAGGACCAATGGCACAAGGTAGAGTGAAGCTTCCTGGATCTTCTAGCTTCTTAGGGATTGTCAACCTCTTAATGATGGCACTGCACTCATGAGTAAGAACCACCATTCCttccatttctttcttcttagCAGCCACAACATCCTTCAAGAACTTGCTATACTGAGGAACAAGCATGAAGGCATCTATGATGGACATTGTAATCTGCatttcactcatctgcttctcaaagaGTGCCTTGTACTTCTCCAATAGTTGCTTCTTGAATCTTCCTGGAAAAGGTAACTTAGGCtcatagggaggagggacaAAAGAAGTATCTTTTGATGTAGCTCCACCTTGCTTCACTGTTCTCTTCTCCtgtccaacctttcctttacccttagcTTCCACAATCTTTTCCAGAATTTCCTCATCAACcttctcatcaacaataacTACCTCATCATCAATGTTGATGGCAACCTCCCCACCCTGTTTCTCACCATCCTTGGTGAGTACTCTTGGAGGCAACTCTTTACCACTTTGCAAAGTGATTGCCTTCATTGTTTCTTTGGGGGTTTGCTCAGGTTTTCCAGGTAGGGTTCCCTGTTGGCGACTAGGCTGAGAGTTCATAGAAGCAAATTGGCTCTCCAAAGCCCTGATCTTGTTGTTCAGCTCTGTGTAGCTACTGTCAATCTTGGAGTGCACTATCTTGAACTCATGCCCAATATCCTTTGCAACTCTAGactgagcttccatgatctgcTTGAACATTGATTCCATGTTTGAATCAGGAGCCTTGGACTGAGATGAGCTTCCTTGAGCTTGAGTAGACTGATTTGTGTTACCAAAACCAGGAGGGGCATTTTTGCCTTTGCTGATAGTTCCCTTGTTGAGTGGTTTGCTTAGGTTGGTATCCTCCTTGCTGGTTGTTTTGATATGACCTCggctggtagttgttgtactgaaagttaggCTCCTTTCTGTACcatgtaccattgttgttgatgaagcaaagctcttcttgcccttccaaaccatcaacctcaTTCACCTTAGAAGGAACCTCTTGactaggatcaccaacaaagctaacctgctccttcttggattggtttgaaagaaccaagtccaacttgtcttgcaaGGATTTGATATCCTTCTTTGTTTGCTGATCCTCACCTCTGCTGGCTCTATCATACTCCTCATTGTAAACTGAGTCACTctttgccatgttctccaccagctcctctgcatcctgcTCAGTTCtgcccagaaagaaaccattgctagctgtgtcaagcctgtttctgcaagatgggagaactcCCTTGTAGAAGGTACTAAGCAATCTTTCCTTGgtgaaaccatgatgaggacattgagtAATGTAGCTGTTGAATCGTTCCCATGCTTCACCAAAACCTTCAAGATTCCTTTGTTGAAATCCTGAAATCTCATTCCTAAGCTTTGCAGTTCTTGAGTTAGAGAAGAACTTGGTGAGGAAGGCTTCTTTGCACTCATCCCATGTTCGGATGCTATCTCTTGAGAGACCCTTCTCCCATGTGTGAGCTTTATCTCCCAAAGAGAATGGAAACAGCCTAAGCTTCAAAGCATCTTCAGAAACACCATTTATCTTGATGGTGCCACACAGCCGATCAAAGTT encodes the following:
- the LOC130506091 gene encoding uncharacterized protein LOC130506091, with protein sequence CMNLRSRGSSSLTPIVEDISALEREIVRRRREEEQQAHIQRLGFDMENLPQDRAAEDGQGAANLGPRHPQRQARAIGAHDQPNIHGNRAGIRAPAVENNNFEIKSSLINMIQSNKYHGLALEDPLDHLDNFDRLCGTIKINGVSEDALKLRLFPFSLGDKAHTWEKGLSRDSIRTWDECKEAFLTKFFSNSRTAKLRNEISGFQQRNLEGFGEAWERFNSYITQCPHHGFTKERLLSTFYKGDAEELVENMAKSDSVYNEEYDRASRERSLTFSTTTTSRGHIKTTSKEDTNLSKPLNKGTISKGKNAPPGFGNTNQSTQAQGSSSQSKAPDSNMESMFKQIMEAQSRVAKDIGHEFKIVHSKIDSSYTELNNKIRALESQFASMNSQPSRQQGTLPGKPEQTPKETMKAITLQSGKELPPRVLTKDGEKQGGEVAINIDDEVVIVDEKVDEEILEKIVEAKGKGKVGQEKRTVKQGGATSKDTSFVPPPYEPKLPFPGRFKKQLLEKYKALFEKQMSEMQITMSIIDAFMLVPQYSKFLKDVVAAKKKEMEGMVVLTHECSAIIKRLTIPKKLEDPGSFTLPCAIGPLMFERCLCDLGASVSLMPLSVAKKLGFSHYKKCKLSLVLADRSVKFPIGILEDLPVMVGNCEIPTDFVVLEMDEEARDPLILGRPFLATAGAIINVKEGKIDLHLGK